CCACGTCGCGTCGGCCGTCGGGCGGCTACGCTGGACGGCATGAGCGTTCCGAGTTCGCTGCAACACGTGATCGATCAGTTCGCGGGGGCGCCGTCCAGTTTGCGTCTGCCGCTGTTGCTGGAGTACGCGCAGAACCTCCCGCCCCTGCCCGACGCCCTCGCGGGGGCGGAGGACCGCTTCGAGAAGGTCGAGGAGTGCCAGACGCCGTTGTTCCTCGCCAGCGAGGTGGCGGACGGTGCGGTGCGCGTCTGGTTCGACGCCCCCGAGGAGGCGCCGACCACCCGCGGGTTCGCGTCGATCCTCGCCGCCGGCCTCGACGGGCGCACGGTGGACGAGGTGCTGGCGGTCCCGACCGACGTCGCCGGCCGGTTGGGCCTCACCGACCTGATCAGTCCCCTCCGCCTGCGCGGCATGGAGGGGATGCTGCGGCGCCTGCAGCGGCAGGTGCGCGACGCGCAGGCCGCCTGAGGGGCGCGGGCGCACCCCCGCCGCGTGGAGGGTGACAGGCGCCGCGGCGGCCTGCTACACTCCGGTGCTCGCCGCGCGCCGCGCGGCCCGATCCCACCCCCGTCCCGGCCCGCCCGGGCGACCGGCCGGTCCCGGCCCGCGAGGAGAGGCATGAAGAAGGACATTCACCCCAAGATGGTGCCCGCGAAGGTGATCTGTGACGGCGAGGTCGTGCTGGAGACGTACAGCACCAAGCCGGAGATCCACGTCGACGTGTGGTCCGGCAACCACCCGTTCTTCACCGGCCAGCAGCGCTTCATCGACACCGAAGGGCGCGTCGAGAAGTTCCAGAAGCGCTTCGGCAGCAGCTACCGCAAGTAACCCGGTCCGGCGCTCCGCGCGCCTCCGCACCGGTCGTCGGCCGCCCGCCCCGCGGGCGGCCTTCGTCGTGGGGACCTCCGCGGCGACCGGGGGCGGGCGCCCCCCGGGGACCGCGTCAGCCGAGCGCGGCGCGCACGCGCGTCCCCTCCCCCGGGGCGCTCGTCATGGTGAACGTGCCGCCGCGGGCCTCGACGCGCTCGCGCATCTGCCGGAGGCCCAACCCCCCGGCGCTCGTGACGCGATCCTGGACCGCGTCGACGTCGAAGCCCGCGCCGTCGTCGACCACGTCGACGAACGTCCGTCCCGCCTCGTCGCGCCCGAGGCGGACCGTCACCGCGCGGGCGCCGGCGTGCTTGGCGACGTTGTGCATCGCCTCCTGGAAGATCCGGAACAGGATCGCCTCGGCGCGGACGTCGACCTCGCCGACGTCCTGGATCTCCACCTCCACCTGCACGCCGTTCTGCGGGCCGAA
This is a stretch of genomic DNA from Trueperaceae bacterium. It encodes these proteins:
- a CDS encoding SufE family protein, whose translation is MSVPSSLQHVIDQFAGAPSSLRLPLLLEYAQNLPPLPDALAGAEDRFEKVEECQTPLFLASEVADGAVRVWFDAPEEAPTTRGFASILAAGLDGRTVDEVLAVPTDVAGRLGLTDLISPLRLRGMEGMLRRLQRQVRDAQAA
- the rpmE gene encoding 50S ribosomal protein L31, translating into MKKDIHPKMVPAKVICDGEVVLETYSTKPEIHVDVWSGNHPFFTGQQRFIDTEGRVEKFQKRFGSSYRK